The Faecalibacterium prausnitzii genome includes a window with the following:
- the rnc gene encoding ribonuclease III encodes MSHPLETIIGYKFKNPRLLETALTHTSYANESRAPVQHNERLEFLGDSVLQIVSADYLFHAYADRPEGDLTRIRSSLVSEGALFQFAQEINLGDYLRLGRGEERCGGRTRPSVVSDAFEAVIAALYLDGGMEVARNFILPFITEGKHAEADYKTRLQEIVQQNPEEKLSYVVEQESGPDHDKHFVVAVRFNSDKVARGEGRSKKVAEQHAAREALKLLGVIKEK; translated from the coding sequence ATGAGTCATCCACTCGAAACGATCATTGGCTACAAATTCAAGAACCCCAGGCTGCTGGAAACGGCGCTCACCCACACCAGCTACGCCAACGAGAGCCGTGCCCCGGTGCAGCACAATGAGCGACTGGAATTTCTGGGCGACAGTGTGCTGCAGATCGTGTCGGCTGATTACCTGTTCCACGCCTACGCCGACCGCCCGGAGGGCGATCTGACCCGCATCCGCTCCAGCCTCGTCAGCGAGGGGGCGCTGTTCCAGTTCGCACAGGAGATCAACCTGGGCGACTATCTGCGCCTGGGCCGCGGCGAGGAGCGCTGCGGCGGCCGCACCCGCCCCAGCGTCGTGTCCGATGCGTTCGAAGCCGTCATCGCGGCGCTGTATCTGGACGGCGGCATGGAGGTGGCCCGCAATTTCATCCTGCCCTTCATCACCGAGGGCAAACATGCCGAGGCCGACTACAAGACCCGTTTGCAGGAGATCGTCCAGCAGAACCCGGAGGAAAAGCTCAGCTACGTGGTCGAGCAGGAGTCCGGCCCCGACCACGACAAACATTTCGTGGTGGCCGTGCGCTTCAACTCCGACAAGGTGGCCCGCGGCGAGGGCCGCAGCAAAAAAGTGGCAGAGCAGCATGCCGCCCGTGAGGCGCTCAAGCTGCTGGGAGTCATAAAGGAAAAGTAA
- the plsX gene encoding phosphate acyltransferase PlsX — translation MKIIVDMMGGDNAPLAVLEGAAAAVKEYGVSLIGVGNEELVRKTAAEHNIPLDGIELVNCTETIEMCDEPARAIRSKKDSSIVVGLNLLKEGRGDAFVSAGSTGALHVGASLIVRTLKGVKRPALATMVPAKKQAYLLLDCGANVECRPEMLAAFAVMGSCYVNRVEGRTSPSVALANNGAEESKGTPMLREAHQLLKTTPGIRFVGNIEPRDVPNGEVDVVVCDGFTGNVILKLTEGVAKMLLGMLKEMFLRNLGGKVAYLLLKSGVSDLKHQMDSEEYGGAPFLGARQPVIKAHGSSKAKGIKNAIRQAKICVENDLCGTMQKALDDLNAPAAE, via the coding sequence ATGAAGATCATCGTGGACATGATGGGCGGCGACAACGCCCCGCTGGCTGTGCTGGAAGGCGCAGCCGCAGCTGTCAAGGAGTATGGCGTCTCGCTCATCGGCGTGGGCAATGAGGAGCTGGTCCGCAAGACCGCCGCAGAGCACAATATCCCGCTGGACGGCATCGAGCTGGTGAACTGCACCGAGACCATCGAGATGTGCGATGAGCCTGCCCGTGCCATCCGCAGCAAGAAGGATTCCTCCATCGTCGTGGGCCTGAACCTGCTCAAGGAGGGCCGGGGCGACGCCTTTGTCTCTGCCGGCAGCACCGGCGCACTGCATGTGGGCGCCAGCCTCATCGTCCGCACCCTGAAGGGTGTCAAGCGTCCGGCGCTGGCCACCATGGTGCCCGCCAAAAAGCAGGCCTACCTGCTGCTGGACTGCGGCGCGAACGTTGAGTGCCGCCCTGAAATGCTGGCCGCATTCGCCGTCATGGGCAGCTGCTACGTGAACAGGGTCGAGGGCCGCACCTCGCCCAGCGTGGCGCTGGCGAACAACGGCGCAGAGGAGTCGAAGGGCACTCCGATGCTCAGAGAGGCCCACCAGCTGCTCAAGACCACCCCCGGCATCCGTTTCGTGGGCAACATCGAGCCTCGCGACGTGCCGAATGGTGAGGTGGATGTCGTGGTCTGCGACGGCTTCACCGGCAACGTCATTCTCAAGCTGACCGAGGGCGTGGCCAAAATGCTGCTGGGGATGCTCAAGGAGATGTTCCTCCGGAACCTTGGCGGCAAGGTGGCCTATCTGCTGCTCAAGAGCGGCGTGTCCGACCTCAAGCACCAGATGGACAGCGAGGAGTACGGCGGCGCACCCTTCCTGGGGGCAAGGCAGCCGGTCATCAAGGCCCACGGCTCCTCCAAGGCCAAGGGCATCAAGAACGCCATCCGTCAGGCGAAGATCTGCGTGGAGAACGACCTGTGCGGCACCATGCAGAAGGCGCTGGATGACCTGAACGCCCCGGCTGCGGAATAA
- the trmFO gene encoding methylenetetrahydrofolate--tRNA-(uracil(54)-C(5))-methyltransferase (FADH(2)-oxidizing) TrmFO has product MSRYHVTVLGAGLAGCEAALWLAGKGVDVTLYEQKPTHFSPAHKSEGFAELICSNSLKAERLDSASGLLKEEMRRMGSQLLSAAEEARVAAGGALAVDRDAFSAAVTRRVEQCPNITVRRERVEQIDESAPILVATGPLTDGALADEIGRLTGDERLHFYDAVAPIVTAESLDYDRVFAASRYDRGEADYLNCPFNKAEYEAFHAALASAERAPLHDFDAGAEQGAAPDPDAHGKKADTVTVYEGCMPIEIMAARGADTMRFGPLRPVGLVDPNTGHRPWANVQLRAENKERTLYNIVGFQTNLKWGEQKRVFRMIPGLENAEFVRYGVMHRNTFLDAPRVLNAGLFLNEHPNVFFAGQITGFEGYMESAACGLLAARSLYARLTGRQLPPPPADTMCGALLQYLTTENKHFQPMGANMGILPPLPAETRPRDKRLRYMAVAERAVASFQQWLDETSL; this is encoded by the coding sequence ATGAGTCGATATCATGTAACAGTTTTAGGTGCCGGTCTGGCGGGCTGCGAGGCGGCGCTCTGGCTGGCGGGCAAGGGCGTGGACGTCACGCTCTATGAGCAGAAGCCTACCCACTTTTCCCCGGCCCACAAGAGCGAAGGTTTTGCAGAGTTGATCTGCTCCAACAGCCTGAAAGCTGAGCGGCTGGATTCCGCTTCCGGCCTGCTGAAAGAGGAGATGCGCCGGATGGGCAGCCAGCTGCTGTCTGCCGCCGAGGAGGCCCGCGTGGCCGCCGGCGGCGCGTTGGCTGTGGACCGCGACGCCTTCAGCGCTGCCGTCACCCGCCGGGTGGAGCAGTGCCCGAACATCACCGTCCGGCGGGAGCGGGTGGAGCAGATCGACGAGAGCGCTCCCATCCTGGTGGCCACCGGCCCGCTGACCGACGGTGCGCTGGCCGACGAGATCGGCCGCCTGACCGGCGACGAGCGGCTGCATTTCTACGATGCTGTGGCCCCCATCGTCACGGCCGAAAGCCTGGACTACGACCGGGTCTTCGCCGCGTCCCGCTACGACCGGGGCGAGGCGGATTACCTGAACTGTCCGTTCAACAAGGCCGAGTACGAGGCATTCCATGCAGCGCTGGCGTCTGCCGAGCGCGCCCCGCTCCACGATTTTGACGCCGGTGCCGAGCAGGGAGCCGCGCCCGACCCGGATGCCCACGGCAAAAAGGCCGACACCGTCACGGTCTATGAGGGCTGTATGCCCATCGAGATCATGGCGGCCCGCGGTGCCGACACCATGCGGTTCGGCCCGCTGCGCCCGGTGGGTCTGGTGGACCCCAACACCGGCCACCGCCCCTGGGCGAACGTCCAGCTCCGCGCCGAGAACAAGGAGCGGACGCTGTACAACATCGTCGGCTTCCAGACGAATCTGAAGTGGGGCGAGCAGAAGCGGGTGTTCCGCATGATCCCCGGCCTCGAAAACGCCGAGTTCGTGCGGTACGGCGTCATGCACCGGAACACCTTCCTCGATGCGCCCCGTGTGCTGAACGCGGGCCTTTTCCTGAACGAGCACCCCAACGTCTTCTTTGCGGGCCAGATCACCGGCTTTGAGGGCTATATGGAAAGCGCTGCCTGTGGTCTGCTGGCGGCCCGCAGCCTGTATGCCCGCCTGACCGGCAGGCAGCTGCCCCCGCCCCCGGCGGACACCATGTGCGGTGCGCTGCTCCAGTATCTGACCACCGAGAACAAGCACTTCCAGCCGATGGGCGCGAATATGGGCATCCTGCCCCCGCTGCCCGCCGAGACCCGCCCGCGCGACAAGCGCCTGCGCTACATGGCTGTGGCCGAACGTGCCGTGGCCAGCTTCCAGCAGTGGCTGGACGAAACGTCTCTGTAA
- the topA gene encoding type I DNA topoisomerase, which translates to MSKLVIVESPAKAKTIGKYLGSDYEVTASMGHIRDLPASQLGIDVEHGYTPQYISIKGKEKLIKELKSKAKHSDGVLLATDPDREGEAISWHLANILGLDPHEPNRVTFDEITKKGVQEGMAHPRAIDEDLFNAQQARRVLDRLVGYKLSPFLWRKVRRGLSAGRVQSVAVRLIDDREKEIEGFKPEEYWNVDATLGVGHKSFTARLASDDKGKKLLPHTEAEARAIEKGLEGAEYTVGELKKGKRAKQPTPAFITSTLQQEASRRLGFTATRTMRAAQTLYEGVDIAGHGTMGLITYMRTDSLRISDEAVNAAKEYIAGAYGESYICPYKRTWKTKSATAAQDAHEAIRPSVPCLTPDEVDKSISGDTAKLYRMIWSRFMASQMADCQQDTVSVTVYAGGYRFKASGYTVTFDGFTALYEEATDEKEKKETSLPPLEQGQVLKLRELKSEQKFTQPPARYTEATLIKALEENGIGRPSTYAPIITTIIDRGYVERDQKKLKPTLLGRAVDGLMLEQFPHIVDVDFSAEMEKNLDKVESGKADWHKTVDDFYQGFAASLEQAEKNMEGKKVKVPDEPSSEVCDLCGRPMVIKVGKYGKFLACSGFPECRGTKRLVKDTGGICPKCGKGRMLERKSAKGRIYYGCERYPDCDFMTWDTPVPTKCEKCGSTLFRKGSKLYCAKEGCGFEMPVPKKE; encoded by the coding sequence ATGTCAAAACTGGTGATCGTGGAGTCGCCTGCAAAGGCGAAAACCATCGGCAAATATCTGGGCAGCGACTACGAGGTGACGGCCAGCATGGGCCACATCCGCGACCTGCCCGCCTCCCAGCTGGGCATTGATGTCGAACACGGCTATACGCCGCAGTACATCAGCATCAAGGGCAAGGAAAAGCTCATCAAGGAGCTCAAGAGCAAGGCCAAGCACTCCGACGGCGTCCTTCTCGCGACCGACCCGGACCGTGAGGGCGAAGCCATCAGCTGGCATCTGGCCAATATCCTGGGTCTGGACCCCCATGAGCCCAACCGCGTGACCTTCGACGAGATCACGAAAAAGGGCGTGCAGGAGGGCATGGCCCACCCCCGCGCCATCGACGAAGACCTGTTCAATGCCCAGCAGGCCCGCCGTGTGCTGGACCGTCTGGTGGGCTATAAGCTCAGCCCGTTCCTCTGGCGGAAGGTCCGCCGGGGCCTGTCGGCCGGCCGTGTCCAGAGCGTGGCCGTCCGCCTCATCGACGACCGCGAAAAGGAGATCGAGGGCTTCAAGCCCGAAGAATACTGGAACGTGGATGCCACCCTCGGCGTGGGGCACAAGAGCTTCACGGCCCGCCTGGCCTCCGACGACAAGGGCAAAAAGCTGCTGCCGCACACCGAGGCCGAGGCCCGCGCCATCGAAAAGGGGCTGGAAGGGGCCGAGTACACGGTGGGTGAGCTGAAAAAAGGCAAGCGCGCCAAGCAGCCCACCCCGGCGTTCATCACCAGTACCTTGCAGCAGGAGGCGTCCCGCCGCCTGGGCTTTACGGCCACCCGCACCATGCGCGCGGCCCAGACGCTGTACGAAGGCGTGGATATCGCGGGCCACGGCACCATGGGTCTGATCACCTATATGCGTACCGACAGCCTGCGCATCTCCGACGAAGCGGTAAACGCAGCCAAGGAGTATATTGCGGGCGCTTACGGCGAATCGTATATCTGCCCCTATAAGCGCACCTGGAAGACCAAGAGCGCGACCGCTGCGCAAGACGCCCACGAAGCCATCCGTCCCTCGGTGCCGTGCCTGACGCCCGACGAGGTGGACAAGAGCATCAGCGGCGACACCGCCAAGCTCTACCGGATGATCTGGAGCCGCTTCATGGCCAGCCAGATGGCCGACTGCCAGCAGGACACCGTGTCCGTGACCGTGTATGCGGGCGGCTACCGATTCAAGGCCAGCGGCTACACCGTCACCTTTGATGGCTTCACCGCCCTGTATGAGGAGGCCACGGACGAGAAGGAAAAGAAGGAGACCAGCCTGCCCCCGCTGGAGCAGGGCCAGGTGCTCAAGCTGCGGGAGCTGAAGAGCGAACAGAAGTTCACCCAGCCCCCCGCCCGCTACACCGAAGCCACCCTCATCAAGGCGCTGGAAGAAAACGGCATCGGCCGCCCCTCCACCTATGCGCCCATCATCACCACCATCATCGACCGCGGCTATGTGGAGCGCGACCAGAAAAAGCTCAAGCCGACCCTGCTGGGCCGCGCCGTGGACGGCCTGATGCTGGAGCAGTTCCCCCACATCGTGGATGTGGACTTCTCCGCCGAGATGGAAAAGAACCTCGACAAGGTCGAGAGCGGCAAGGCCGACTGGCACAAGACCGTGGACGACTTCTATCAGGGCTTTGCAGCCAGCCTCGAACAGGCGGAAAAGAACATGGAAGGCAAGAAGGTCAAGGTGCCGGACGAGCCGTCCAGCGAGGTCTGCGACCTGTGCGGCCGCCCCATGGTCATCAAGGTGGGCAAGTACGGCAAGTTCCTGGCCTGCAGCGGCTTCCCGGAGTGCCGGGGCACCAAGCGCCTGGTCAAGGACACCGGCGGCATCTGCCCCAAGTGCGGCAAGGGCCGTATGCTGGAGCGCAAGAGCGCCAAGGGCCGCATCTACTACGGCTGCGAGCGCTACCCCGACTGCGATTTCATGACCTGGGATACCCCCGTCCCCACCAAGTGCGAAAAGTGCGGCTCCACCCTCTTCCGCAAGGGCTCCAAGCTCTACTGCGCCAAGGAGGGCTGCGGGTTCGAGATGCCGGTGCCGAAGAAGGAGTAA
- the dprA gene encoding DNA-processing protein DprA, whose amino-acid sequence MSGPDPAWGQTSFFPPEPAPDPLLCWLWLAGTLGVGSSHNGSVLDAFGGAQEAWEQRGSDAFRCAAGPGAAQRALLPDHTPEHYRAFARRCAARNIRILTYEDPDYPLALTRIPDMPLVLYCTGDPAWLNQPGTVGMVGSRKPTEYGLQAAEDIGRGLARAGAIVVSGLADGLDSAGHRAAVREDRPTIGVLGVPIDKTYPATNRELRRKIEANGCVISEYPPESAAIGRVGFLQRNRLIAALSMALVVVEAQEKSGTMSTVGHAERYGKPVFAVPGSIYSPNSAGTNGLLREGRAKAVCKAEDLFETLHLTPAALRPAVPRPAPAAMSETERKVLACIGAKAKGVEELGLQSGLPTALLLGTLMKLELTGRVACLPGKRYILR is encoded by the coding sequence GTGAGCGGGCCGGACCCTGCCTGGGGTCAGACCAGCTTCTTCCCGCCCGAACCGGCCCCCGACCCGCTGCTCTGCTGGCTCTGGCTGGCCGGGACGCTGGGCGTGGGCAGCAGCCACAACGGCAGCGTTCTGGATGCGTTTGGCGGGGCGCAGGAGGCGTGGGAGCAGCGGGGGAGCGATGCGTTCCGCTGCGCGGCAGGGCCGGGGGCAGCGCAGCGGGCGCTCCTGCCCGACCACACGCCGGAGCATTACCGCGCCTTTGCGCGGCGGTGTGCGGCCCGGAATATCCGCATCCTGACCTATGAAGACCCGGACTATCCGCTGGCGCTGACCCGCATCCCGGATATGCCGCTGGTGCTCTACTGCACCGGGGACCCGGCCTGGCTCAACCAGCCCGGCACCGTGGGGATGGTGGGCAGCCGCAAGCCCACCGAGTACGGCCTGCAGGCCGCAGAGGACATCGGGCGGGGGCTGGCCAGAGCCGGTGCCATCGTGGTGAGCGGCCTGGCCGACGGCCTCGACAGCGCCGGGCACCGTGCCGCCGTGCGGGAAGACCGCCCCACCATCGGGGTGCTGGGCGTCCCGATCGACAAGACCTATCCCGCCACCAACCGGGAACTGCGCCGGAAGATCGAGGCCAACGGCTGCGTTATCAGCGAGTATCCGCCGGAGAGCGCAGCCATTGGCCGTGTGGGCTTTTTGCAGCGCAACCGGCTCATTGCGGCGCTGTCGATGGCGCTGGTGGTGGTGGAAGCCCAGGAAAAAAGCGGCACCATGTCCACGGTGGGCCATGCGGAGCGGTATGGCAAGCCGGTGTTTGCGGTGCCGGGCAGCATCTATTCGCCCAACTCCGCAGGCACCAACGGCCTGCTGCGGGAAGGGCGGGCAAAGGCCGTCTGCAAGGCGGAAGATCTGTTTGAGACGCTCCACCTGACCCCGGCTGCGCTTCGCCCGGCGGTGCCCCGCCCGGCACCTGCCGCGATGAGCGAGACCGAGCGGAAGGTGCTGGCCTGCATCGGGGCCAAAGCGAAGGGCGTGGAGGAACTGGGCCTGCAAAGCGGCCTGCCCACCGCGCTGCTGCTGGGCACGCTCATGAAACTGGAGCTGACCGGCCGGGTGGCCTGCCTGCCGGGCAAACGGTATATTCTGCGCTAG
- a CDS encoding TrmH family RNA methyltransferase, which yields MDEKITSRDNAKIKYACRLSSSAAFRRSEGRFLAEGRKLCPELCRGAELETLFYTGAAAEKCPELLTLPGEHYLVEDHVADKLADVGTHQGVFGVFRTPVHTLNEVRTGGRYLALERVQDPGNVGTLLRSAAAFGFDAVLLSDGCASPFAPKTLRASMGAAVRVPVIEAGALPEAIAALREKGITCLAAALYQSQPLSAAASRYPGGVCVVIGSEGQGLTDAAIAACDGTVRIPMTDRVESLNAGIAGSILLWHFREESL from the coding sequence ATGGACGAAAAAATCACCAGCCGGGACAACGCGAAGATCAAATACGCCTGCCGCCTTTCTTCCAGTGCGGCCTTCCGCCGCAGCGAGGGGCGTTTTCTGGCCGAGGGGCGCAAGCTCTGCCCGGAGCTCTGCCGCGGGGCTGAGCTGGAAACGCTGTTCTACACCGGGGCCGCTGCCGAAAAATGCCCGGAGCTGCTCACGCTGCCCGGCGAACATTATCTGGTGGAGGACCATGTGGCGGACAAGCTCGCCGATGTGGGCACCCATCAGGGAGTGTTCGGCGTGTTCCGCACTCCGGTGCATACACTGAATGAAGTGCGCACCGGCGGGCGATATCTGGCGCTGGAGCGGGTGCAGGACCCCGGCAATGTGGGCACCCTGCTGCGCTCGGCGGCGGCATTCGGCTTTGATGCCGTCCTCCTGAGTGATGGCTGTGCGTCTCCGTTTGCCCCCAAGACCCTGCGGGCCTCCATGGGCGCGGCGGTGCGGGTGCCGGTCATTGAGGCCGGTGCCCTGCCGGAGGCCATCGCAGCCCTGCGGGAAAAGGGCATCACCTGCCTCGCGGCGGCGCTGTACCAGTCCCAGCCGCTGAGCGCGGCGGCGTCCCGCTATCCGGGCGGCGTCTGCGTCGTCATCGGCAGCGAGGGCCAGGGCCTGACCGATGCGGCCATCGCCGCCTGCGACGGCACCGTCCGCATCCCGATGACCGACCGGGTCGAGAGCCTGAATGCGGGCATCGCGGGCAGCATCCTGCTGTGGCATTTCCGGGAGGAGAGCCTGTGA
- the rplT gene encoding 50S ribosomal protein L20, producing MARIKGATMTHKRRKKMLKLAKGFYGCKSKHFKMAKQQVMKSGNYALAGRRMKKRQFRNLWITRINNAVRPLGMNYSTFMAGLKKAGIELNRKMLSEMAINDPQSFAALVETVKNA from the coding sequence ATGGCACGTATTAAGGGCGCTACGATGACTCACAAACGTCGCAAGAAGATGCTGAAGCTGGCAAAGGGCTTCTACGGCTGCAAGAGCAAGCACTTCAAGATGGCCAAGCAGCAGGTCATGAAGAGCGGCAACTACGCTCTGGCTGGCCGCCGCATGAAGAAGCGTCAGTTCCGCAACCTGTGGATCACCCGCATCAACAATGCGGTCCGTCCTCTGGGCATGAACTACTCTACCTTCATGGCTGGCCTGAAGAAGGCAGGCATCGAGCTGAACCGCAAGATGCTGAGCGAGATGGCCATCAACGATCCTCAGAGCTTTGCAGCTCTGGTCGAGACCGTCAAGAACGCCTAA
- the rpmI gene encoding 50S ribosomal protein L35 — MAKMKLKTHSGAKKRFKLTKNGKIKRGHAFRSHILTKKTTKLTRGYRQPSYVDKTNAATIKSMLPYA; from the coding sequence ATGGCTAAGATGAAACTGAAGACGCACTCCGGCGCTAAGAAGCGCTTTAAGCTGACCAAGAACGGCAAGATCAAGCGCGGCCACGCATTCCGCAGCCACATCCTGACCAAGAAGACCACCAAGCTGACCCGTGGTTATCGTCAGCCCAGCTACGTTGATAAGACCAACGCAGCTACCATCAAGAGCATGCTGCCCTACGCCTGA
- the infC gene encoding translation initiation factor IF-3: MFGGAFIIATAGKSKELEINGQIRDREVRLIGADGEQKGVVTIQVAMRAAEEAGLDLVKIAPQAVPPVCKVLDYGKYRFEQQKKEKEAKKNQKVVEVKETRLSLNIDTNDFNTKVNQTAKFLAAGHKVKASIRFRGREMAHSALGADVLKRFAETLPQASMDKPPVLEGRTMSILLIPKPNKD; the protein is encoded by the coding sequence TTGTTTGGAGGTGCATTCATTATCGCTACCGCTGGAAAGTCGAAGGAACTGGAGATCAACGGCCAGATCCGTGATCGTGAAGTTCGCCTGATCGGAGCAGACGGCGAGCAGAAGGGCGTTGTCACCATTCAGGTGGCCATGCGCGCTGCTGAGGAGGCCGGCCTCGATCTGGTCAAGATCGCACCGCAGGCTGTACCGCCTGTGTGCAAGGTGCTGGACTACGGCAAATACCGTTTTGAACAGCAGAAGAAGGAGAAGGAAGCCAAGAAGAACCAGAAGGTGGTCGAAGTCAAGGAGACCCGCCTCTCGCTCAACATTGACACCAACGACTTCAACACCAAAGTGAACCAGACCGCCAAGTTCCTGGCAGCCGGCCACAAGGTGAAGGCTTCGATCCGCTTCCGCGGCCGTGAGATGGCGCACAGCGCTCTGGGTGCTGACGTGCTGAAACGCTTTGCCGAGACTCTGCCCCAGGCAAGCATGGATAAGCCGCCGGTGCTTGAGGGCCGCACGATGTCCATTCTGCTGATCCCGAAACCCAATAAGGACTAA